The DNA window tacacacatgaaaggtatttacataaatgaacaatgaacaatAAGCAACTTGTGTAAAATAGATCATAATTCAGCACAgggaacaaaatattttatcataacatGATCAAACATGAAGCATTACTCTTAGATTACTCTACAATACAAGTATTTGTCTGCAATTAAAGAGCACTAATCAtactaattaaaaaatgatgatattACATCATGAGAGTGAGGATCAACACGTAGCAGCGTTAGCAACAGCGTAGCAAAGTTGAGAAATTGTGAGTTGTAGAAGcaggaaaatataaattaatgtcTATAAGTTAATAAATTGATTTTCTGTAAATGTCATACTGTTGCAGACTTTATTCATAGCAAAATTGAGTGGAAAACCAAATGTATGGAATAAAACTTACATAAAAGTGATATGGCCAGTGcataacataaatataataagcAATATTTGTTAATACAAAAACTGGGCAGCATTTCTCCCacctaaaatgtgtttaaaaaaaatggaggaTTATATCTCTGCTTTTGTTGCAATGTTTAAAGTGTCATAATCAGACAAAATACATCTCAACTCagctcaactttatttgtaaagcattttaaaaacaatcacagccgcaacaaagtgctgtacacaaacaagcaaacaagaacaataaaatgaataaaacaggaaataaacactaaaataaatagtttcattgcttttaaaaaaaacaaataaaaaaacaataaataaaaacaaaccataaaaacactaaaacaagagcagagtctcatgcgtggttgaaagccaataatgaataaaaataggtttcaaGAGGAGTTTTataaatggacagtgaggaggcttgtctgtgCAAAGGCAACTTATTTCACAacttgggggctgcaacagagaaagtcccctctgagcttccatTTTTAACTTCGGtaggactggctgactccaaagtacaaagagttacagtaatccagccgagatgtAACAAAGGCGTGGATTACTGTTTCAAAGTGCTGGTGCATAAGAAAGGGCTTCACTTTAGCGAGCTGCCTGATTTGAAAAAAGCTGGACCTATAAACAGCACCAATCTgacgatctaatttaaaatcattgtccatcttaaaacctaaatttgtGACAGTCGACCTTATAAAATCTGCCAGAGGGCCCAAGTCTTAAGGAGGGGTCACACAagagccactagggccaaacacCATCACTTCTGTCTTCTTCTCATTAAAATTCAAAAAGTTTGAGACAAGACAGGAGCTTTGTGAGGgagaaagcatcttttttcttcagcGGCACATACATCTGACTGTCATCAGCGTAGCAATGAAAAGGAATTCTCAAAATGGAGCCCAGAGgcagaaatacaaagaaaaaagcaggggcCCTAAAATCGACCCCTGTGGAACCCCATACATCAGCAACATGATTTGTCAACTTTGATAACATCATGCCTGTTTGATGCTTGTCAATAAAAGCTTTATCACAGCGGACACATCAATAAAATACACCGGTATTTAGCTCTATACAACATATTGAATATTGTTCACTTTTCTCAggcttttatttcatattttgatgTAAATTCTGATTCTAATAAATGTTCTCAAGCTTCATTACATTCCAATCCATATTCTTAtgaattcattcaaaatttTCAAACTTTCATAATTTTCCAAAATGAATTTATACATGATAAATGTGCTGTAGTTtaattcaaagaaataaaatgccAAAGAAATGTTACTCTGGGGATTCACTCAGGTGCACTCAAAGAGCTGCTTGCTGTTCTTCTAACCACTTTTAACACTTGAATCTTATTTAGTTTATGCGATTCTGACACATGGTTTCGCTTCCCCTATGACTTGTGGTAtttttaaacagacaaaaaaacagccCATCCTGCTTTGTCACTGCATTTGGTTGACAACGGAAGAAAATACCACCAAACTAGATTCCAGCttaattttattgtaaatgtataaCAGCAACATTAATTCATAAGGGCTAAGAAAGTGCATCCATTAAACACATTGTCATTTACTtggcacattttaaaatataaaaatataaaatatataaaaatagaccaTCTCGTAATTTTAAGGAAATATGAcataacaaatgtataacataaaagcactagaaaatttcctctggggaaattttgaaagggccacgggggctcttgccggtgtgtgtacactatgatgagactcttcagagatttcaaactatgccctttaacctcaaagtgtgtgtgtgtgtgtgtgtgagagagagagagaaacatgtatgtggaggagtgtgcgcgcatttgtgtgtgtgtgtgtgtgtgtgtgtgtgtgtgtaattaaaatcacaaagttactgtgtgtgtgtgtgtgcgtgtgtgcgtgtttgaagcaggtgtatgtatgtgtgaggagtgtgagcgcttatgcgcatgtgtgtgtgtgtgtgtatctgtaactgtaatcacatcaaagatcaaaggcaatcagatcaaagcaatcaacagaaataactgacacctgtgacagcagccggtggacagaggtccagagttggactggaatttctggcctcgaacagaaagcatttttggcaaaaccataatacctatcattgatccgacttcactttgagcgtcctgagttcttcctgaacgtctacatatgttttttgtgaagaaaaattaaaaaatagctttgttagagcgatctaaaaaaactttaaaatctcactttttccgaaatcttcctgcgtttttaatatgggagccaatgaggctgttggtggtgttggtggatcagctctgcgtcttacgcccaaactataactctgacagctttaccagaggattgtgagtgagaagacaaattttcctacgtttctatgtataaattatttctgtagagtggaatttgcggcctggagcgcagttttaaaatttattttttgacagttttacctctccctctacactctgagcgatgacatcacacactctgacacgaacattccgtgcaatacacacccattataatctcagaatttctccaaaaatgatcatggtcattgaacagggattgataaaaaactatatgacctatcgaaatgcaaattaatacaccaatacacaagacttgtgtctactgtttaaagtttaaatggagtctctaggtgaaattatgccagagaagtagacgtctgaaaatcttcaattaatgttcttttttgctcattttctgtcggccgtcccattcatttcaatgcaaaattttgggcagtttttcgcgacttacgtcgcgaaaaattcgtattccgtagagaaaagtaatagcacaccgatcccgatcaaaccgcacgttttgatatataatttgtcctgcaactctttaagttgtaggactagtagcgggacgaaattgcgtccgcaagaggaataagaagaaatccacagtataacagtagtgcagcactggtccctacagctattgctgtatgggaccagtgctcggtgcgattgccccgaggccctaattacaaGGTGTTTCACTTCAGAGTAAATGTCTACTTGGGTTCCATCACTACAACAGAGTTTTGTGCTATAAAAGCTACGTTCGGATAAACAGAAGTGCTCTGGCCAATGACTCTCTCCTTGTTCTTCTGCCTGATCTTCTCGCAGcgtaaaagtttaaaaagatgGCTTCGCAGTTTTTGTGACAGCGTATACAACAGAGGGTTCATGCAGCAGTGAGAAAAAGCAAGTATACGACAAACAGCATAGGCAATCTCCAAGCGTTCGTCTGCACATTCTTCGGGTTCATAGAAAGACTCGATGAAAAGCAAAATATTGAAAGGTCCCCAGCAGATGAAGAAGGCAACAACAACACCCAACACCACCACTACAGTCCTGTGCCTtttcctttgtgtttttgtctgcaaAACGGTCTTGAGAATGGCGGAGTAGCAGAAAACAATGATGGCAAATGGGAGGAAGAAGAGCAGTGACACTTGGAGATAATATCCCAGCTTATCATCGACAACATCAGAGGGTCCCACACAGTAGTTACCGTCCGACGTTGTTTCCACTTTTACGTTGATAGCATCACTCACTGACGCAGCAATGCTGATGCCCCAGGCCGCCACACAGGCAGCCACTGCACACCTCTGCCTCCTGACAGGGTTGCTTGGCCTGTTGTGCAGCACCACCGTAGTGAAACGATCCACAGTCATAGCAGTCAGTAGAATGATGCTGCTGTACAAACCAACGATGTACACTGCAGTTATAAACTTGCAGGCAAAGTCACCGAAGACCCAGTGGTGCAGCCTATAGACGGCGTAGAATGGAAGTGTGGCAGTGAAGATCAGGTCAGAGCAGGCCAGGTTCAGGATGAAAACATTTGTGACGTTCTTTAGGTCCTCGTAGATGACGAGAACACACAAGAGGAGACAGTTGCCAGCGATGCTGATGATGAAGATCAAAATGAAGAAGGCAGCGCTGATGGtgtcaaagttaaaaagctCGTCACAAAGATAATACACATCTCTGGTGTCCTCCTCGCCGCCGCCGATGCCGCTCACTGGAGGGTTGTTCGCCATTGAAGGTTTTCTAGGAAACATGAGCACAAAACTGGTTTCTGGTTTGCACTCTGTCAGAGGAAGGTGCCCCACAGCAATAACACGACAGAGAGCTCTTTttatagaaagagagaaaagatctCCTACTTGATTTTTCGGCGCCTGGATCTAGCTCGCCAttatgttgtagaaaatctttaaagaaaaacaactgacgaCCAGGTCGACCAGACTGAGTGAGACAACGCCCTGTGTCTGCTTTTTATTCTGCAGGTtggtcattgtttctgtgtaactaaggttcaacatcctgtaatttccttttatgaaaaacacttgatataaaaacacactttggatttcctaaatcagagctgttcatatctcaatcaagcagaaaTTTCCTggaaagagactgtgactgttggtcagatttctgtgtgtttatcaaaacatatttgatgcatatttaaactgctatatgtcagatattttaatacatcttcaaattaattcaaattaatttaattcaaattaaatatttcaatgtGGAGAACAATTAGATATAAAGTAGGTCACCCTAAAAATATGgagagcaataataataatatataatatataaatgataaGCAGCTTACCCGAAGCAAGAGCTGTCCCGTCTTGTGCTGAAATGCACTGTGCAGACTGTGgtaataaacaaatgcaaactCCTGCTTCCTCTTTTGTTGTTTCACAGTGAGTCAGAGCTGTATTCAAATTTGGACATACATATTCTTGGAATTCAGTGAAATGGTGTGTCAGTTCTCATAAGTTATTTGAAGGTTATGAGGGTTATTTTAAAACAGAGATACACCAAAACattcatttctattttattgtaacaTATGTCAATAACATCacactttaaaaaattacaaatgatcAAAAGCAAAATATGAAATGACTGATCCAAATATTTGAAACAGGCCGTCTCAGTGCCTACGGCTCAGTCcttgacacaaaaaaaataaacaatgcagTGTATCAAATTGAACATATGATCTGTAATGCAAAGAATCATCAACTTATCAACaagcatttaaaataacatGCATATTAACACAAAGGTACAAgcctaattgttttttttataacagtaACAGTTTGATTTGAaactaaaatgtgtaaattAATCAAATGCTGTACATTACATACACATTTCACAAATAAAAGCCTTGTATTTCTTATAGGAGTAGTAGGTACATCAGGTGTTTCTTATAGTCGCAGTTTTCATGAAGGGGGAAAATAAGCTTTAGAGACCAAAACAGCTTTCGTACCAGgctgtactttttactttttttaacatgggggtctatggtGATTGACTCGCTTTTAGAGTCAGCACCAAGTGGCCGGTTgtggaattgcagtttttgccaCATTGGCCTCAGAGGTTACATCTTTGCTCTGTGATGCTGCTGGATCTGCTGCTGGTGTTTTAAAGAGGCTCAATTGGTGCTAAGGGGCCCAAAGTGTGCCAAGAAAATTCTCCCCAAACTATTCATCTGCCAACAGATCTGCTGCAGCATTCTGAACCATAGATAAATGGCAGGACGGcccattttatgttgtttatgccAAATTCTGACCTCAACATCTAAATATCAGCATGACTGATGGTTGGTGAGACCAGTCTACATTTTTTT is part of the Centropristis striata isolate RG_2023a ecotype Rhode Island chromosome 11, C.striata_1.0, whole genome shotgun sequence genome and encodes:
- the LOC131981015 gene encoding chemokine XC receptor 1-like, encoding MANNPPVSGIGGGEEDTRDVYYLCDELFNFDTISAAFFILIFIISIAGNCLLLCVLVIYEDLKNVTNVFILNLACSDLIFTATLPFYAVYRLHHWVFGDFACKFITAVYIVGLYSSIILLTAMTVDRFTTVVLHNRPSNPVRRQRCAVAACVAAWGISIAASVSDAINVKVETTSDGNYCVGPSDVVDDKLGYYLQVSLLFFLPFAIIVFCYSAILKTVLQTKTQRKRHRTVVVVLGVVVAFFICWGPFNILLFIESFYEPEECADERLEIAYAVCRILAFSHCCMNPLLYTLSQKLRSHLFKLLRCEKIRQKNKERVIGQSTSVYPNVAFIAQNSVVVMEPK